One Erythrobacter aureus DNA segment encodes these proteins:
- a CDS encoding ferritin-like domain-containing protein, giving the protein MASTVFKSLTDTTFDSVEGYRQAADKADSPQLKQALTQRLQQREQTLAQMNAELERQGDELTTKGTLTGEAHQLWQSITSAFESNDEAAAERVEEGEDYIKGKFEKALESGQLEAQERTIVQQCYSEICEGERFGDMIEKQYD; this is encoded by the coding sequence ATGGCAAGTACCGTATTCAAAAGTCTCACCGATACCACCTTCGACTCGGTCGAAGGTTATCGCCAAGCTGCCGACAAAGCCGACAGTCCGCAACTAAAGCAGGCCCTCACCCAACGCCTGCAACAGCGTGAACAGACGCTTGCGCAGATGAATGCCGAGCTCGAGCGGCAGGGCGACGAACTTACTACCAAGGGCACCCTGACTGGCGAAGCGCACCAACTGTGGCAATCGATCACCTCGGCATTCGAAAGCAATGACGAAGCCGCCGCCGAACGGGTCGAAGAAGGCGAGGATTACATCAAGGGCAAGTTTGAAAAAGCGTTGGAAAGCGGCCAGCTCGAAGCGCAGGAACGGACCATCGTACAACAGTGCTACAGCGAGATTTGCGAAGGCGAGCGTTTCGGCGACATGATCGAGAAACAGTACGACTGA